From the genome of Candidatus Defluviilinea proxima:
CCAGCTACAGATAAGTCCATCAAATCTGGAGATACGGTTTTAGTTCCAAATGCACAGACAGATCCAATTCTTAAGCCGATTCATGCGATCATGAAACAAAGGAACATTCAAAGTGTTCTAGTGACGCCGTTATACTCACGTGACAAGATCATTGGTGTGTTCTCGATAGATACAAATGACCCAACACGTCACTTCGATGATAGCGATATTACTTTGATCGAGACATTGGCGAAGCAACTGGCTAGTGCAATTGAAAGTGCTCAATTGTTTGAAGAGACCAGACACCGTGCTTCCGACTTGTCCACAGTGGCCGCCGTAAGTACTACCACATCCACTGTGCTTGATCCAGACGAGCTTTTGAAAGCCGTTGTAAATATTACGAAAGAACGTTTCGGTCTATATCATGCCCATATCTATCTCACTAATGAAGAGAGCGATTACCTGGATCTAACAGCAGGTGCCGGCGAAGTTGGTCGACAAATGTTAGAGACTGGCTTTAGAATTGACATGGGTGCAGAAAGATCGCTTGTTGCACGTGCCGCTAGAGAAAGACAGGCGATCATCATTAACGATGTACATGATGAGATCGGTTTCTTGCCAAATCCGTTATTGCCTAATACTCAATCCGAAATGGCAGTTCCTATGCTTGTAGGTGACAGAGTGTTGGGTGTGTTTGATGTTCAATCAGACAAAGTTGGCGACTTCACAAGCGAAGATGCCAATATCTATACTACATTGGCATCTCAGGTAGCGATTGCTCTACAGAATGCGCGTCTCTATGTTGAACAAGCCGCAACAGTTACCCAGTTGCGCGAACTTGATCGTCTCAAGTCAGCCTTCCTTGCCAACATGTCGCATGAGTTGCGCACACCGTTGAACTCCATCCTCGGTTTTACCGATGTGATGCTCGAAGGTCTGGATGGCGACTTGACCGAATACATGGATAACGACCTGCGCCTCATCCAAAAGAACGGACGCCACCTCCTGCACCTCATCAACGACGTGCTTGATATGGCAAAGATCGAATCTGGCCGCATGAATCTGCATCCAGAAACGTTCAAGATCCATGAACTCCTTGAAGAGGTTACCAGTATTACAGCTCCGCTTGCCAGTGAAAAGAACCTCTCACTGTTTATTGAACCTGATTCGGATGACGACATCCAGATCTACGCCGATAACACCCGTCTGCGTCAGGTGATGATCAACCTCGTCAACAACTCCATCAAGTTTACCGAGAAAGGCAAAATCTCCCTTTTCGTGAAACCCATCGACGGCGCCCGTGTTTTGATTGCTGTCAAGGATACTGGTATTGGTATTCCGCCAGATCACCTCGAAGCGGTCTTCCAGGAATTTACGCAGGTGGATACTTCTACAACGCGCAAAGCCGGTGGTACAGGCTTGGGCCTGCCCATCAGCCGCCGTCTCATCGAAATGCATGGCGGACGTCTCTGGGCTGAAAGCACCGGCGTTTCTGGCGAAGGTTCAACATTCTTCGTTGAAATGCCTCTTGAAGCCCATGTTGCAGATGTCATCGAAAAACAGGAAAAGTAAAAATGGCGTTACCCAAATATATTGAATGTAATGTCTGCGGTAGTCAACAGCCTTATATAGCGTTCCACCCCACAGTATGCCGGAACTGCAAATCACAATGGCTTGAAGCTCGCTATGACTACGAATCATTCAAACGTGAAATATTGCGTGGTCTTCCCAATCGCCCTTCCAACATGTGGCGTTATCAGGATGTCTTGCCGCTCAACGATCCATCCTCTTTAGATCTTTACCCCGCTGGCGGAACGCCTCTTTGGCTATCGCATCGCTTCGCCCCGGACCTCGGGCATGATTCTGTTTACATCAAAGATGAACGCTACGGTTCGACCTCTTCCTTCAAAGACCGTCAAGCCGCTGGTGCAGTTGCGGCCATGTTGGAAAATGGCATCAAGGAAGCGGTCATTGCCTCTACAGGTAACGCGGCTGTGGCATACGCGGCGGCTTGCGCACGTGCGGGTATCAAACTGTGGGTTTTCATGACCAGTCTTGTTCCGCAGGAAAAACTGCGTGAGGCGGCCTTGTTTGGTGCTGAAGTTATCCGTGTCAGCGGCAACTACGACCAGACCAAGCAGATCGCTGCGCAATTTGCGGAACGCCGTCACCTGTTACTGGATCGGGGAGCAAGCTCGGTGCCCGCCAGAGAATCGATGAAGACCATTGCCTACGAGATTGTGGAACAATTGAATTGGAATGCGCCGGATTGGTACATCCAATCGGTCAGTGGGGGGATGGGCCCCCTCGGTGTGTATCAGGGCTTCAAAGAATTGTTCAACATGGGGTTGATCAAACGTATTCCCAAATTGGCCATCATTCAGGCCGAAGGTTGTTCCCCCATGGTGCAGGCCTTCAAGGCTGGGAAAGATGTTGCTGAACCTGTTATACCCGATACACGTATTACCATCCTTTCCACTGGGGACCCGGGAAAATCCTATACGTATCTTTGGAATATTACGCAAATGCATGGTGGGGTGATGGAATCTGTCACTGATGCTGAGGCTTTTGCGGCAATGCGTACAGTCGCTAAAAGCGAAGGAATGGCCGTTGAGCCGGCTACAGCCGTCGCCTTTGCAGGATTCGAGAAGTTGATCCGCAATGGAACGATTAATGCGGATGAAAAAGTTGTCGTCAATTGTACCGGCCATACGTTCCCCGTTGAAAAGCATGTATTGGGCGAACAATGGGCTGTGGATATTCACCTCAGCCAGGATCAATCGCCTGCACCACGTGAGGGGTTGAAGGCTGCACTCGAAAATTTAGATGAAAAGGCAACGACCGTTCTGTTGGTGGATGATAACCCGGATGATGCTTTGCTCATCCGCCGTTTGCTCGAAGGAAGAAAAGCGTATCGTGTCTATCATGCGAAGGATGGTTGGGAAGGGCTGGCGATGGCACGCCAGAAGTTACCCGACTTGATCGTTTCAGACCTGACCATGCCGGGCATTGATGGGTTTGGGCTGGTGGAGGAACTCAAACTTGACCCGCGTACGAAAAATATCCCTGTGGTGGTTGTGAGCGCCAAGGATATTACAGATGAGGAGAGAACACGTTTGCAGGGGCATATTGAAGCCCTGTACCAAAAAGGTTCACTGCCTCCACGTAGATTTGTGGACCAAGTGGTACAGGTGATCGAGGAGAAAAGTATGGAGCAAGGAGAATAAACGCGTTATGGCTAACAATGTTGTATTGTACATTGAAGACAATCCAGATAATATGACACTGGTGCAACGCGCCCTGGAATCCCGAGGGTATAAGTTACTAAAGGCCGTTAATGGTTTAACCGGGGTGGAGCTTGCAGAAAAGGAGGAGATCAATCTCATCCTTCTTGATATCAACCTGCCGGATATTGATGGCTATGAAGTGGCACGTCGTTTGCGCGCCAGCAGTAAATTGGCGCTTAAAACAGTTCCCATCATTGCTGTTACGGCGAATGCTCTGAAAGGCGACGCGGATAAGGCCCTAAGCGCAGGCTGTGATGTGTATATGTCCAAGCCTATTAACATTCGTGAGCTGTGGGCCAGGGTTGAGGCATTTGTTCCTACATCCGATATGTGATGTAGGGTTCAATCCCCGTTCAGCGGGAATTATTTTCAAAAAGGAGAAAGTGTATGTACGGTAAGAAAAGTTCTTATGGAAAGTATCGCATGTTATGGACGTTAGTCTCTGTGGTGGTGGTAATGTCTCTACTCTTGAGTGGATGCGGCCAGGCGCAGGAGAAAAAGGTCTACCGTGTTGGAGTATTATCTGGGTTAAGCGCTTTTGCCCCAATATTTGACGGGTTCAAAGCTCAAATGACTGAGTTGGGCTATATTGAGGGGGAAAACATTACTTATGATGTGCAGTCCACTGAAACGGATATTGAAGCTTACAAACGCATCACTAAAAAATTCGTGGAAGATAAGGTCGATTTGATCTTTGTGTTCCCCACAGAGGCTTCGATGGAAGCAAAGGCGGCCACCCAAGGCACTGATATCCCGGTGGTCTTTGCCATGTCTTTCACAGATGTTGCAGGAGTTGACCTGATCGATAGCGTGCGTGAACCAGGTGGAAACATTACCGGTGTCCGTTTCCCCAGCGTGGATATCGCTGTCAAACGTTTGGAGTTCCTATCTCAAATGGTCCCTGATGCAAAGCGGATACTTGTGCCGTATCTTAAGGGCTATCCCAGTGTGCCTGGCCAATTGGATGCGATCCGCCCACAAGCGGAAAACTTGAAAATTGACCTGATTGAATATAGTGCCAGTAGCCCGGACGAATTACAGGCTGAAATGGATAGACTTGCTACCGCAGGGCCTGACGAAGGCATTGACGCCATCTTAATAATAGCAGAACCTTTGGGGAATACCCCGTCTTTTTACACTATTCTCGGTAAGTATAGCTATGACCATAACGTTCCGATTGGCGGGTCTCTGATGTCTGTTGATGGTTATGATTCCATCTTTGGGTTGCGCCCCGATTCTTTAGCCGTTGGTAAAGAGGCTGCATCTCTCGCAGATAAGGTCTTAAAAGGCACTCCAGCTGGTACCATACCTGTCTTTACGTCTGATAGCTCCTTCCAGATCAACTACAAGGTTGCTCAGAAATTGGGCGTCACGGTGCCGGAAGGTTTGCTTAAGCAGGCAGATGATATCATCCGATAGTAGATTGATTGTCCTTTGCCTCGCGTGAATTAATACGGTATGCGGAAGCAGAAACCTGCTTCCGCATAGTTATTTAAACGGACTCATTCCTTTCGTCTTGAGCATATCTCCAAATACGATGAACTTCACTTGTATATAGATAAATTTTGGCCCTATCCAATTGGCTAGGTAAAGACTACTCTGTAGACAGATGCACATGGACCTCGCTTGCCGTACACTACAAGCGAGGTCCGACTGATTCATATTGTTATCACTGATTTTTTTTCATAAAGGTGCGTCCCATGCTGAAGTTGTTGCAACATTAACGCCTCTTCTGCGTAAAGATATATACATCAACGGTCTTAACGCTGATCTAGGCGACTATATACAAAAATAGTGAACTTGAAAGGAGAAAGAAAATGCAAACGAATCGTTCTAATGCTGGTGCGCTTGTTGTGGGTGCGATCATGGTCACCTTCGGCGTATTGGCTCTGGCAGGTCAGGTTTTTCGCAATATAAATTGGGGTTTCCTATGGCCCTTTATTGTGATTTCCATCGGTGCTGTTTTTTTTGTGGCAATGTTCGCAGGCGGTAAACAGACTGCGGCACTTGCGATCCCTGGCAGTATCATTGGTGGGGTTGGGTTGGTGCTGTTATTCCAGAACATCACGCAACACTGGGAATCCATGTCCTATTTCTGGACGTGGATCATCATGTTCGTAGGGTTGGAATCTACATCATGGGTGCGTATAGTGGTGACACGAGTCAAAAAGAGGCTGGTGCCCGTGTGATAAAGATTGGCCTGATTCTGTTCGTCATCTTTGGCACATTTTTCGAGATGATCTTCTCATCGTTCAGCAATTTGATCTTCCCGATCCTGCTCATTCTGTTGGGTGCCTATCTGGTCTTGAATCATTCGGGCCTTCTCAGCCGCAGAAAAGATGAATCGTCGACAGATGCAATTCCACCCGTAAGTTAAGAAGCGTTTTATCGTGTGTTGCGTACCTATTGGCTGGATAAGTTTCCAGCTGAGTACAGTCTCCTTGTGAAATCAATCCTGTTTAACGCAACGCACTCATTCCTTATCAAAAGAAAGAAGCATAATTATGTCTAATCGTCCCCGATCTATATTTGGCCCATTACTTCTCATCGCCGCAGGAGTGATCTGGCTCCTTGTCAAATCTGGCAACATTCCTACCTCGAATCTTTGGGCGCTGACCCACATCTGGCCCTACGTTCTCATCGCGGCAGGCGTTGGCCTGATCCTGCGTTCTTATTGGAGATACGCGTCCGTGTTGATGGATGTTGTCATCATTGGCGGTGCATTGTATGCAGTTATGTCTGCCCCTCAACTTGGCTGGGACAACCCCTCCATGGTTACCATGTTCGATGACAGTAGTTTTTATGTTGGCGTAGGTAAACCTGGCTCTGGCAATGTGATCACAGAAACACGTGAGGCCAGTGGTTATACCTCCATCAAAGTGAACTATCCCGCGCGGGTTATTGTGATGCAAGGCCCGAAAGAGTCGATCAAGATCGAAGCTGAGGATAACCTGCTTCCGAATTTACAGACCCGCGTCCGTGGCGATACGCTTGATATTTTCTACAAAGTCAATGACGATGGGTATGTCAACCCTACTAAACCCGTCAAGATTACGGTCGTTGTCAAAGAACTCAAGGATGTACATTTCGATAGCGCTGGCGCGCTTATCCTTGACGGTATCAAAACGGATAGCCTCGATGTTTCGGTCAGCGGCGCTGGTAACCTGGAAGTAAATGATCTTGATGCGAAGAAGTTCTCCGTTGACCTGAGCGGTGCAGGCAGTATGTCTGCCACTGGTGAAGCAGACGATTTTGATCTGAACATCAGCGGCTTTGGTAGTTTCAACGGTAAAGACTTACACAACAAGACCGCTCGTGTTAATCTTAGTGGCGCAGGCAGTGCCACCGTGTGGGTTGACGATACCCTCGACGCAACGATCTCGGGCGCTGGCTCAGTCAACTACTACGGCTCACCCGAAGTAACCAAGCAGGTCAGTGGCCTTGGTGGTGTTAGTAAATCTGGTGATAAGTAAACGAACCTTTTACTCGAATGGCAAAAGACTCTTCCGTTGGTGGGGGAGTCTTTTGTTGTTACTCAATGGCAGGTCTTGATATGAATAAAATCATCTCGCAAGTGATGGAACTCCAGCAACAACCCACGCCTTTTACACCCGGCGATGCCTTGTTTTGGAATGATCCGCATATTTCAACTCAATTATTGAAAGTGCATCTCGACCCAACTATGGACGCCGCCAGCCGTACCCCAACAACCATAGATCGCTCTGTAAAATGGCTGACAAAAATTCTTGGATTACAACCCGGCGCCTCACTTCTGGACCTGGGCTGTGGTCCCGGTTTATATGCATCTCGCCTTGCTCAAGCCGGGTTCCACATCACAGGCGTGGATTATTCGCGCAACTCCATTGAATACGCTACCAAGTATGCAGAAGAAAATAACTTACAGGTTATCTATCGTTACCAAAATTACCTCGAACTGGAGGACGAAAATCTGTACGATGCGATGTTCCTTATCTACGGGGATTTCTGCCCGCTTAACCCAAGTCAGCGCTCTACACTTTTGCGGAATGTTCATCGTGCTTTGAAGCCGAATGGCGCATTTGTATTGGACGTTTCCACGCGTGTGCATCGAAGGAAATATGGCAACAAGAACCGCTGGTATGCCTCCGAAAGCGGATTCTGGAAACCCGGTCCGCACCTTGTGTTGGAAGAAGGCTTCGATTACCCCGAGCAATCCATTTGGCTTGACCAATATACCGTTATCGAAGCGGATGGAAAAGTATCCGTCTATCGCAATTGGTTCCAGGATTACACCCCTGAGACGATCACCGCAGAATTGAAGCAAGGCGGCTTTTCTGTCGAAAGCCTGTGGGGCGATTTGACAGGCGACACCTATACCCCCGAAAGCGAATGGATCGGGCTTTTCGCGCGCAGAAATTAAAAAAACTAGCCACTTGGCCAGTTAAAAGACTCTCCTTGCGAAGGGTGAGTCTTTTAATATTTGGGAATAAGATAACCTAAAATCTGGGAGTGTAGCTCCATCCCGTTCAAAACCCCGCGAACAGCTTGCCTGGCAGGGTGTTTTTGTAGCTAGATTGACTATTCGTTCGGAGGCAGTCCATGGAAGTCGTTCGCTTGACGCTCGATGACATTATCCAAATGACCTTAGATGTTGGGGATGATTGGGCTGTTTCTCATGCTGAACGATTGTTGAAACTGATCGAAGATATTGGTACGGGAATGGTTTATGATTTTTCGGTCATGGAATTAGCGGCATATATGCATGATTGGGGCGCATTTCCCACTTATGCCCAAAAAGATGTGGAGCATGCCCTTCGTTCACGAACTGTTGTGGAGACGGAGATTCTTCCATGTTTAGAACTGACGTCGACACAATCCCAAAATCTGCTTGAAGCTATTGAACTCCACGATTACCGCGACACACGTCCAACAAAATCAAATGAAGCTTTATTATTGCGCGAAGCAGACATGCTCGAATTCCTCGGCATGATGGGCTTGGCGCGCGAGTTTGCGCGCGGACCCAAAGATGTGGATGTTTGCTACAAACGCGTTTTATCGCGACGGGCTGATATTGAAGGCCGTTTCACTATTCCACGCGCACAGGAGATCGCTCGAGTCCGCTTGGAAAGAATGGAACAATGTTTGCACTGGTTGGAAGAAGAAAGTTTTGGAGTGTTGTAAACAAACAGGAGCGGTTTCAGCGGCCGTTCCTGTTCGTTTAATAGGTATCTGCTATTAGTGGGGGATGTGTACTGACCTTGAAGAACGCTTCGCTTCTAAGCCAAACCTGTTTCTGTATAATGATCTTTCAGCAATCCCTTTTGCGAAGCGACCGCGATCGCGGCGGCGCGTGAATCAACCCCCAACTTGTTATAAATACTTGCGAGATGTGCTTTGACCGTCCGCTCGGAGATGCCGAGTTGAATAGCAACCTCTTTGCTTCGTTCACCTTGTGCTACCGCATTCAGCACTTCGAGTTCACGGTCAGTCAGGTTGATGAGCTCAATGGATTCGATCTTTGCTACACTCTTTTGTGAAAGCACCCGCGCCATGATCTCAGGCTTGAGCAACGTCTCACCGCGTGCGGCGGCGCGGATGGTGTTGAACAATGTGTTGCGGTCAGTATCTTTTAATAAGTAGCCATGTGCGCCTGCCTGCAATCCGCGCAACATGAGTTCATCTTCATTGAAAGTAGTCAGAATAACAACAGCGATGTTCGGTTGTTCGACGTGCAGTTTTTCAATGGCGGTCAAGCCGTCCATGTTGGGCATGCGCAAATCCATGAGCACCACATCGGGTTTGAGTTTTTTGCAGAGGCTCAATGCTTCGGCGCCATCAGATGCTTCACCGATTAACTCAAAATCACTTTCGGTTTCGAGAATCAAACGCAATCCCTGACGGATGATGAGGTGATCGTCTGCGATGAGAATCTTTATCATAGGGGTATATCAATTCTAATCGTTGTCCCCTTGCCGTTTTCACTTTGGATTTCGACATCTCCATTCACCAGGCGGACCCGTTCTTTGATTCCAAGAATCCCATAGTGACCTGATGGGATGGAAGACGCGTCGAAACCCTGACCATCATCCTGAATCGTGATCGAGACGCCTTTGTCTTTCATCCTAACATTTACTGTTACGTTTCGTGCTTTGGCATGATTGGCAACATTGGTAAGGGACTCAGTCAAAGCGCGGATCAAAGTCTCAGTAATGGTAGCAGGCATGGGCGGGATTGGATCCGAATGGAAAAGGATGGGGATGCCAGTGGCGGTTGTGAAGCGGTCAATTTCAAGGCGGAGAGCAGAGTCCAGATCATCCAAAGAAGGTTGACGAAGATCATCAATGGCACGACGTGCCTCGGCGAGGGTGGAACGGGCTTGCACCATGGCATTCCCGATAATGGACTGTGCCTTATCGTTGTTGTTGCTGGTGAGATAGGCATCGGTGGCTTCGAGTTGGAGGATAAGACCCGCAAGGCCTTGCGAGAGGGTATCGTGCAATTCGCGCGCCATGCGTTGACGTTCAGTCGCGATGGTGAGGTCCTCAACACGGGCGGCGTATTCGGTCAGTTGGCGGTTGGCGGATTCGAGTTCATCAGCGAGGGCTTGTGCCCGTTCGCGTGCTTCGGTTTGGCGCAGATAGAGCGTGACGTATAAACTGATGAAAATGATGACGGGGATAACGGTGGCAAGCCAATAAATGGCGTTTTCGAGATTTGTAAATAAGACCAGATTAACAAGGGAGAGGGAAAGAAAATAAAGTGTGGAGAGAGCGCTCCATCGGCTGATGCCGAGAAAGCCGATGGACTCGCCGATGAGCGCCATGTACAGCGAGAAGACCATGCCTGTGTTGTGGGACATGTCTGTAATGAATAAGGCAAGCAACCCTTGAACGATGATATACAGAGCTTTACGTTTTGGGACTTTGATAATGGAGACGACCATCCAATGGAGCACGATGTGGATGACCATCAGAATCGTGAATTGCGCTCCGTACCAGAATTGATGCAAGGCTGGGTTGTTCGAGAAAGACACAAAGTACATGCCAGCCAGAATGAAGGTCATGAACAAAAAGAAGATGCGGTAGTCGTGCTCGACTTTACTTGAGGTTTCTTTTAGGGTTTTCATGGCAATGGGATTGTATCGCAGTTGGGGTTTTATGCCATTGTGCGAGTGTACATTGTACGAAGGTACAGTGTACGTTTTCCCGAAGGCTCAATTGTGACACAATGGAACGGCCCGTATACTGATGCAAGCTCAAATGCTATCCACTTGGACAGGTTGAAACTAAACCAATGGAAGATGCTCATTCAAAATACCAGTTCTATACTGAGGTCAATCAAGGAGAATTTATGAACGCAATCGAAGTCAATCATCTGAAAAAATCGTTTGGTGATTTTCAAGCCGTGCAGGATGCAAGTTTCAAAGCGGACTCTGGCGAAGTGTTGAGCCTGCTGGGTCCGAACGGGGCAGGGAAATCCACCACGATCTCCATGCTCTCGGGCCTGCTCGCTCCGACTGGTGGCGACGCAACTATTATGGGACATTCGGTCACGAAAGAGCCAGCCGAGGCCAAGGCAAGTCTTGGTGTGGTGCCACAGGATATTGCTTTGTATCCCGATCTTTCGGCACGTGAGAATCTAGTCTTTTGGGGAAAGATGTATGGCTTGCGCGGTGGCGCGCTAAAGACCCGCGTGGATGAAGTGCTGGAGATCATCGGGTTGGCTGACAGGCAGAAGGATCACGTTGGCAAGTTCTCGGGCGGCATGAAGCGACGTGTCAACATCGGTGCGGCGTTGTTGCATAAGCCCGATGTCATCATCATGGATGAGCCGACTGTGGGTATCGATCCGCAGAGCCGCCGTCATATTTTGGATAATGTCAAAGAATTGAATCAGCAAGGCATGACAGTGCTATACACCACACATTACATGGAAGAAGCCGCCGAACTTTCACGCCACATTGCCATCATGGATAAGGGCAAGGTCATTGCCTATGGCACGCATGATGAGTTGATCAAAATGGTTGGCGAACAGACACGCATCGACGTGACTCTTAATACGGAAGGCGAGAAGGTACTCGATGTTTGGCGTGCGACCGAAGGCGTTTCGAAGATCGATGCGCTCGATGGTAAGGTCACGGCTCTCGTTGATGACTCGAATCGTGTATTGCCTCGTCTGTTCGATGCCGCGTCCAAAGTGAATGTACGCATCACGTCCGTGGATATTCAGGAGCCGAATCTTGAAACCGTGTTCCTGCATCTTACGGGTCGTGCATTGAGGGATTAATATGAAAATTCTCGATATCGCTTTCAAAGATTTGACCCGTTCCTTCCGCAGTGTATTTGCTATTGGGATGATGGTCATCGCGCCACTGATGTTGACGGGTTTGATCTACTTCGCTTTTGGTGGTGGCGGTTCAAGCGACAGCCCGAGCATGCCCATCATTAAAGTGGGCTTTGTCAATCTGGATGCTTTACCTGCCGATGCTCCCATTGAGGCGCCGCTTGGTGATAATGTCCGTTCGATGTTTTTTGATGACAGTGTCAAGTCATGGATCACAGCCGCAGATTACACAGACGAATCCTCCGCGCGCACTGCGTTGGATAAGCAAGAGATCGGTGTGGCAGTCATTGTTCCGCAAAACTTCACGGAACGTTTCCTCAGCGGAGACAAGGATGTGCAGGTGTTGGTCGTGAGCGACCCGACCTTATCCATTGGTCCAGCCGTGGTGCAGAACATGGTTACCATGATGTTGGATGGAGTGGACGGAGGCGGGATCGCATTACAAACTTTCCAGGAACGTCAGAAGGCAAACGGCATCACCACTGATCCTGCGCAAATCCCAGCATGGGTCGAGCGCTTCGGCAATTGGTACGCTGATTTCCAACGAAATCTCTTTCATCATCCTGAGAAGGCGGCTTTTGTGATCGTTGCTCCAGCCGCAGGTGAAACGGAAACTACCAATCCCATCCAAAAAGTAATGGGTGTGACGATGGCCGGGCAGATGATCTTCTTTGCCTTCTTTACAGGTGCCTATTCGATGATGTCCATTTTGCGTGAAGATGAAGAAGGGACATTGGCTCGCTTGTTCACCACACCAACGGACCGTACGTCCATTCTCATTGGTAAGTTTTTAGCAGTGTTCTTCACTGTCATCTTGCAAGGGTTGGTGTTGATGGTCGCTGGTCATTATGCTTTTGGCATCAATTGGGGTGAACCTGTTGGGGTAGCGCTGGCGTTGACGGGTCAGGTTGTAGCCGCAACGGGACTTGGTGTGTTGTTGATTTCTTTCGTAAAGAACTCGCAACAGGGAGGACCTGTTCTAGGTGGCGGGCTCACAACGTTGGGTATGCTCGGTGGTTTATTTACCGCAAATGTCCCAGGTGCCATGCCTGCGGCAATGAATGTGATC
Proteins encoded in this window:
- a CDS encoding ABC transporter permease, with the protein product MKILDIAFKDLTRSFRSVFAIGMMVIAPLMLTGLIYFAFGGGGSSDSPSMPIIKVGFVNLDALPADAPIEAPLGDNVRSMFFDDSVKSWITAADYTDESSARTALDKQEIGVAVIVPQNFTERFLSGDKDVQVLVVSDPTLSIGPAVVQNMVTMMLDGVDGGGIALQTFQERQKANGITTDPAQIPAWVERFGNWYADFQRNLFHHPEKAAFVIVAPAAGETETTNPIQKVMGVTMAGQMIFFAFFTGAYSMMSILREDEEGTLARLFTTPTDRTSILIGKFLAVFFTVILQGLVLMVAGHYAFGINWGEPVGVALALTGQVVAATGLGVLLISFVKNSQQGGPVLGGGLTTLGMLGGLFTANVPGAMPAAMNVIANFIPQGWVLKSWRMVMDGQSAGELLGPFVVMVGMGAVMFVIGAMMFRRRFA